The Candidatus Deferrimicrobiaceae bacterium genome includes a region encoding these proteins:
- a CDS encoding ATP-binding protein: MRILPRSLFFRMSLAISISLVVVFGTSSYLMYRIQSDQAIEATKLQAQILTRALKNTIRIGMESGHANSLISIFHTVGALPGVEKMRVFNDDGVILYSAKLSEIGKLTDELDYDTYRKPGPDRSTPFASTSTGHRSFCMVEPIENQPSCRRCHPAGREVLGILDVCLSMEETEKKIESNRLILLSFTGLAILLTSLLNSIMLKRFVSTPVSRLVDTMMSVEAGHLDVKVDLQSGDELGRLGSSFNEMIRKLAEAQAEIERFHHRQLVRADRLASLGEMAAGIAHEIKNPLAGIYGAAQVLAREFPEGDVKREIVEEMMVLIKRLDNTIRDMLNFSRYTEPRFAPGNLNDVIDKVLFLVQQIREGKRAKIVRDFDPAMPEIEMDAEQLKQVFLNLALNALQANPDGCTLTVRTYSEVPAEFEDIKHRNRFVMASIADDGPGIPADRLGKIFQPFFTTKENGTGLGLSMTRKILDMHDGRISAANGPERGAVFSVFLPKEKL; the protein is encoded by the coding sequence ATGAGGATTCTCCCCCGCTCTCTCTTCTTCCGCATGTCGCTCGCCATCAGCATCTCCCTGGTGGTGGTTTTCGGCACGTCGTCCTACCTGATGTACCGCATCCAGTCCGACCAGGCGATCGAAGCCACCAAGCTTCAGGCGCAGATCCTGACGCGGGCGCTCAAGAACACCATCCGCATCGGCATGGAGAGCGGCCACGCCAACTCGCTCATCTCCATCTTCCACACGGTCGGCGCGCTGCCGGGTGTCGAGAAGATGCGCGTGTTCAACGATGACGGCGTCATCCTCTATTCCGCGAAGCTCTCCGAGATCGGCAAGCTCACCGACGAACTTGACTATGACACCTATCGCAAGCCTGGCCCCGACCGCAGCACGCCGTTCGCGAGCACGAGCACAGGGCACCGCTCCTTCTGCATGGTCGAGCCGATCGAGAACCAGCCGTCGTGTCGCCGCTGCCACCCGGCCGGCCGCGAGGTCCTGGGCATCCTCGACGTCTGCCTCTCGATGGAAGAAACCGAGAAAAAGATCGAATCGAACCGGCTGATCCTGCTCTCTTTCACCGGCCTGGCCATCCTCCTCACCTCGCTGCTCAACAGCATCATGCTCAAGCGGTTCGTCTCCACCCCCGTTTCCCGGCTGGTCGACACCATGATGTCGGTCGAGGCCGGGCATCTCGACGTCAAGGTCGACCTGCAAAGCGGCGACGAGCTCGGGCGGCTCGGCAGCAGCTTCAACGAGATGATCCGAAAGTTGGCCGAGGCACAGGCCGAGATCGAGCGGTTCCACCACCGCCAGCTTGTTCGCGCCGACCGGCTGGCTTCGCTGGGCGAGATGGCGGCCGGCATCGCCCACGAGATCAAGAATCCGCTGGCCGGCATTTATGGCGCAGCCCAGGTCCTCGCTCGCGAATTTCCCGAGGGCGACGTCAAGCGCGAGATCGTCGAAGAGATGATGGTGCTCATCAAGCGTCTCGACAACACCATACGCGACATGCTCAATTTCTCGCGCTACACCGAGCCGCGCTTTGCGCCCGGCAACCTCAACGACGTCATCGACAAGGTGCTCTTCCTCGTGCAGCAGATCCGGGAGGGTAAACGGGCCAAGATCGTCCGCGACTTCGATCCGGCGATGCCCGAGATCGAGATGGATGCCGAACAGTTGAAGCAGGTATTCCTCAACCTCGCGCTAAACGCGCTGCAGGCCAATCCCGACGGCTGCACGCTGACGGTCCGCACCTACTCCGAAGTCCCGGCCGAGTTCGAGGACATCAAGCATCGAAACCGCTTCGTCATGGCCAGCATTGCCGATGACGGTCCGGGTATCCCGGCCGACAGACTGGGCAAGATCTTCCAGCCCTTCTTCACGACCAAGGAGAACGGGACCGGCCTCGGGCTTTCGATGACCCGCAAGATTCTCGATATGCACGACGGCAGGATCTCCGCGGCCAACGGCCCCGAGCGTGGCGCCGTATTCTCGGTATTCCTCCCCAAGGAGAAACTCTGA
- a CDS encoding cytochrome c3 family protein, whose product MNTRNTLRILVMLFLLFSATARAADGPVVLYPPDLMLSSEGKVKVFIFSPDKATPLGATINFKALTGIEGDNFKKGEIALNPGLNFLEVAGKRVRIYYLPNAKMDRFMLQGKKSEEPYVFLSSKLHPALDDGCEGCHTFEDGKLSSKPQKESCYACHTDFTKVEEGKTVFVHTPVAGGECTSCHDPHFSSFPKLLKTEKGCRECHDPFPEDGVVHKPVSYGDCVACHSPHAGPGAKQLIKTGNLLCLTCHESPHSQHRSAVSKGKLTTIPPDFPVDNTAGTLEMACIGCHAPHQSPERRLFVKSQGQLCKTCHQL is encoded by the coding sequence TTGAACACCCGTAACACGCTCCGCATCCTGGTGATGTTATTCCTGCTCTTTTCCGCGACCGCTCGCGCAGCCGACGGCCCGGTTGTCCTTTACCCCCCCGACCTGATGCTTTCATCCGAGGGGAAGGTCAAGGTATTCATCTTCTCTCCCGACAAGGCGACGCCCTTGGGCGCGACCATCAACTTCAAGGCGCTGACCGGCATCGAAGGAGACAATTTCAAGAAGGGCGAGATCGCGCTCAACCCTGGGCTCAACTTCCTCGAAGTTGCCGGCAAGCGCGTCCGCATCTACTACCTGCCCAACGCCAAGATGGACCGCTTCATGCTCCAGGGGAAAAAGAGCGAGGAGCCCTACGTCTTCCTCTCATCCAAGCTCCATCCCGCGCTCGACGACGGCTGCGAGGGCTGCCACACGTTCGAGGACGGCAAGCTGTCGTCCAAGCCCCAGAAAGAATCGTGCTACGCCTGCCACACCGATTTCACCAAGGTCGAAGAGGGCAAGACAGTCTTCGTTCATACGCCCGTCGCGGGCGGCGAGTGCACCTCCTGCCACGATCCCCACTTTTCTTCGTTTCCCAAGCTCCTGAAGACCGAGAAGGGATGCCGCGAGTGCCACGATCCATTTCCCGAGGACGGCGTTGTCCACAAGCCCGTCAGCTACGGCGACTGCGTCGCTTGCCATAGCCCCCACGCGGGACCGGGGGCCAAGCAGCTGATCAAGACGGGCAACCTGCTTTGCCTGACCTGCCACGAAAGCCCCCACAGCCAGCACCGGTCGGCCGTGTCGAAAGGCAAGCTGACCACGATCCCGCCCGACTTCCCGGTCGACAACACGGCGGGCACCCTCGAGATGGCATGCATCGGCTGCCACGCGCCGCACCAGTCGCCCGAGCGGCGCCTCTTCGTCAAGAGCCAGGGGCAGCTTTGCAAGACTTGCCACCAACTATGA
- a CDS encoding 4Fe-4S binding protein — protein sequence MGFLKRRIFQGLGTFLPNSYLQGFLTASLYQGSLKGMCSPLLNCYACPSALLSCPIGTLQHFMVTGTVPYYGAGTLAVIGASVGRMTCGTLCPFGFLQDLLYKIRAYKASMPVWTRWFRYFVLVGLVFIIPFLTHENWFSKLCPCGTLIGGLPWVTLNLNVRSMIKALFWVKVAMLMFIVGTSTMIKRPFCRAACPLGAIFSLFNKSSLAQLAWNAETCTRCGKCQKICPVDIRPDRNWTNPDCLRCLDCTRCPSLKLTTVFQRNPFGLPTQPQAGNGTERIEEVSALEHP from the coding sequence TTGGGCTTCCTGAAACGCCGCATCTTCCAGGGACTGGGCACGTTCCTTCCCAACTCCTATCTTCAGGGCTTCCTGACGGCTTCCCTGTACCAGGGGTCGTTGAAAGGGATGTGCAGCCCCTTGCTCAACTGCTACGCCTGTCCGTCGGCGCTGCTATCCTGCCCCATCGGCACGCTCCAGCATTTCATGGTTACCGGCACCGTCCCCTACTATGGGGCCGGCACGCTCGCCGTCATCGGCGCGTCCGTCGGCCGCATGACGTGCGGCACACTGTGCCCATTCGGATTCCTGCAGGACCTGCTTTACAAGATCAGGGCCTACAAGGCGTCCATGCCGGTCTGGACCCGCTGGTTCCGCTACTTCGTACTGGTCGGGCTGGTGTTCATCATTCCGTTCCTGACCCACGAAAACTGGTTCTCGAAACTCTGCCCTTGCGGCACGCTCATCGGCGGCTTGCCTTGGGTCACCCTCAATCTCAACGTCCGGTCCATGATCAAGGCGCTATTCTGGGTCAAGGTCGCCATGCTCATGTTCATCGTCGGCACGTCCACGATGATCAAGCGTCCGTTCTGCCGGGCCGCTTGTCCCCTGGGCGCCATCTTTTCCCTGTTCAACAAATCCAGTCTTGCCCAGCTTGCCTGGAACGCCGAGACGTGCACCCGCTGCGGCAAGTGCCAGAAGATCTGCCCGGTCGATATCCGTCCCGACCGAAACTGGACCAACCCCGACTGCCTGCGCTGTCTCGACTGCACCCGCTGCCCCAGCCTCAAACTAACGACCGTCTTCCAAAGAAACCCCTTCGGATTGCCCACGCAGCCGCAAGCCGGGAACGGAACGGAAAGAATCGAGGAGGTCTCCGCTCTTGAACACCCGTAA
- a CDS encoding redoxin domain-containing protein has translation MSSRTATFFSAISLAAAVLLFVSPPSAAAFKNVAEGSEAPSFKLKAADGSEVTLDGYKKEKAVILVFFATWSDRAMAELSDLQKFAAELGPKGLKIVALNVEHEHGSEEDIKSIKEKVAALGISFPVLFDAGLDTYRNYGVVAVPSTAVLGEGGIVRSTLNGYPSFASGEIRAQVEVMLGLRKPETAEVAKVETGHKPVHAALLNYNLGRRLYLTGMSDKAEPKLKAAATADPAWAAPRVMLGEILLIRAKKVRASATEAKAEFEAAIAAEPENVVARTGLARVYWRLDSIADSEREIDLALAKNGAYPPAMLLKAAILGKKGKLPDADKLIADALALNPNDPEANAMAGFAYEAAGNLARAASMYRKAWLLSGD, from the coding sequence ATGTCGAGCCGTACCGCTACGTTTTTCTCCGCCATTTCGCTGGCCGCTGCCGTTCTGCTTTTCGTCTCTCCCCCCTCCGCCGCCGCGTTCAAGAATGTCGCTGAAGGCAGCGAGGCGCCTTCGTTCAAGCTGAAAGCCGCAGACGGCAGCGAAGTCACCCTCGACGGGTACAAAAAGGAAAAGGCTGTCATCCTCGTCTTCTTCGCCACCTGGAGCGACCGGGCCATGGCCGAGCTGTCCGATCTCCAGAAGTTCGCCGCCGAGCTTGGCCCGAAGGGGCTGAAGATCGTCGCCCTCAACGTCGAGCACGAACACGGGTCCGAAGAAGACATCAAGAGCATCAAGGAAAAGGTCGCCGCCCTCGGCATCTCCTTCCCGGTGCTGTTCGATGCCGGGCTAGATACTTACCGCAATTACGGGGTCGTTGCCGTTCCGTCCACGGCGGTCCTCGGCGAGGGAGGCATCGTCCGCTCCACCCTCAACGGATATCCCTCGTTCGCCTCGGGCGAAATCCGTGCGCAGGTCGAGGTGATGCTCGGTCTCCGGAAACCCGAGACCGCCGAGGTTGCCAAGGTCGAAACCGGGCACAAGCCGGTCCACGCCGCGCTGCTCAACTACAATCTCGGGCGGCGCCTTTATCTCACGGGGATGTCCGACAAGGCCGAACCAAAGCTGAAGGCCGCGGCCACCGCCGATCCGGCCTGGGCGGCGCCGCGGGTCATGCTGGGCGAGATTCTTCTCATTCGCGCCAAGAAGGTTCGTGCGAGCGCTACCGAGGCCAAGGCCGAATTCGAGGCGGCGATTGCCGCCGAACCCGAAAACGTAGTGGCGCGGACCGGGCTTGCGCGGGTATACTGGCGACTTGATTCGATCGCGGATTCCGAGCGCGAGATCGACCTGGCGCTCGCAAAGAACGGCGCTTATCCCCCGGCCATGCTGCTCAAGGCGGCGATCCTGGGCAAGAAGGGCAAGCTTCCCGACGCCGACAAATTGATCGCCGACGCCCTCGCGTTGAATCCGAACGATCCCGAGGCGAACGCAATGGCCGGCTTCGCCTATGAGGCGGCCGGCAATTTGGCGCGCGCCGCGTCGATGTATCGCAAGGCATGGCTTTTGAGCGGAGACTGA
- a CDS encoding cytochrome c3 family protein produces the protein MQNGKSLALGVRTAFVLFLALTAGDFMSPAVAAPPPKSAPTGPLVIETKLPKSRFAILAPAEGANLPAGKTMIIGRTSEEGGRVDLFVDGSMAGQATLERDGFYCLVTLSPGKNTIVARSGKNEFTITVNAGGKPDYVSHPSLEKCGGCHPAADASFKMAGPKDKMCYRCHQRKDRRKNVHGPMGAGECTACHDPHGSSHKSLTVAEPLSLCVMCHDQESSEKHMTRSKGKPCTQCHDPHASDKPYHQK, from the coding sequence ATGCAGAACGGAAAGTCGCTCGCGCTCGGTGTCCGCACCGCATTTGTCCTGTTCCTGGCGTTGACGGCGGGGGATTTCATGTCCCCCGCCGTTGCCGCGCCGCCTCCCAAGTCGGCACCCACCGGCCCGCTGGTCATCGAAACGAAGCTCCCGAAGTCGCGTTTTGCGATCCTGGCTCCCGCAGAAGGAGCGAATCTCCCGGCCGGCAAGACGATGATCATCGGTCGCACATCCGAAGAGGGGGGGAGAGTCGACCTGTTCGTCGACGGCTCCATGGCCGGGCAGGCCACCCTCGAGCGTGACGGGTTTTACTGCCTCGTCACGCTATCTCCGGGGAAGAACACGATCGTCGCCCGATCCGGCAAGAATGAATTCACGATCACGGTGAACGCCGGCGGCAAGCCCGACTACGTTTCGCACCCTTCCCTCGAAAAGTGCGGCGGCTGTCATCCGGCGGCAGACGCTTCGTTCAAGATGGCCGGTCCGAAAGACAAGATGTGCTACCGTTGTCACCAGCGCAAGGACCGACGAAAGAACGTCCATGGCCCGATGGGCGCGGGAGAATGCACCGCGTGCCACGATCCCCACGGTTCTTCCCACAAGTCTCTGACCGTGGCCGAGCCGTTGAGCCTTTGCGTGATGTGCCACGACCAGGAAAGCTCCGAGAAGCACATGACGAGATCCAAGGGGAAGCCGTGCACCCAGTGCCACGATCCCCACGCATCAGACAAACCTTATCATCAGAAGTAG
- a CDS encoding tetratricopeptide repeat protein, with the protein MLRIVKNRASLFVSTILVGLIVFTVPGTGSAFRNLKEGAPALPFSLNDADGKPFEFKPDGGKVTVLSFLKLSQDRSVDQIKDLVTLSNELTGKGVEFIIVASYTDNVEDAKKITADLGVKFPILMDRDQKVYSDYGLYILPTTGIIGKDGKFAFEHASHGRDFKDLVGGKARVMAGLMKEEEYQKLITPVEIPKKSKEEGEAEKELNFGKTLMKRGMIDKAGAAFAKAVAFDPKNVHARIAYGESLVALKQLDNAFVQFDEAKKIAPTNREAQLGIGAVHLEKGAIDNAITEITAAAQLNPKPEKAWYWLGMAYEKKGDMKNAVLYYRKAVEKLIKE; encoded by the coding sequence ATGTTGAGGATCGTCAAGAATCGTGCTTCCCTGTTCGTGTCGACCATCCTGGTCGGGCTTATCGTCTTCACCGTGCCCGGGACCGGTTCGGCGTTCCGTAACCTGAAAGAGGGCGCTCCGGCGCTCCCCTTCTCGCTGAACGATGCCGACGGGAAACCTTTCGAGTTCAAGCCCGACGGCGGCAAGGTCACGGTCTTGTCGTTCCTCAAGCTGTCGCAGGACCGCTCGGTCGACCAGATCAAGGACCTGGTGACACTCAGCAACGAGCTGACGGGCAAGGGCGTCGAATTCATCATTGTCGCCTCCTACACCGACAACGTCGAAGACGCCAAGAAGATCACGGCCGACCTGGGCGTCAAGTTCCCGATCCTGATGGATCGCGACCAAAAGGTATATTCCGACTACGGCCTCTACATCCTGCCCACCACCGGCATCATCGGCAAGGATGGCAAGTTCGCCTTCGAGCACGCCAGTCACGGCCGCGACTTCAAGGACCTGGTCGGCGGCAAGGCCAGGGTCATGGCCGGGCTGATGAAGGAAGAGGAATACCAGAAGCTCATCACGCCGGTCGAAATCCCCAAGAAGAGCAAGGAAGAGGGCGAGGCCGAGAAAGAGCTCAACTTCGGCAAAACGCTCATGAAGCGCGGGATGATCGACAAGGCGGGCGCCGCGTTCGCCAAGGCGGTCGCATTCGACCCCAAGAACGTCCATGCGCGCATCGCCTACGGCGAATCGCTTGTCGCGTTGAAACAGCTTGACAACGCGTTCGTCCAGTTCGACGAGGCGAAGAAAATCGCTCCGACGAACCGCGAGGCGCAACTCGGCATCGGTGCGGTTCATCTTGAGAAGGGTGCCATCGATAACGCCATCACCGAGATCACGGCGGCGGCCCAGCTCAATCCCAAGCCCGAAAAAGCTTGGTACTGGCTCGGCATGGCCTATGAAAAGAAGGGCGACATGAAAAACGCCGTCCTTTATTATAGAAAAGCTGTCGAAAAGCTCATCAAGGAGTAG
- a CDS encoding cytochrome c3 family protein, translating into MRKFWLGLVALLLGIFGTAVLSGKASAADACVTAECHATMGKAAYVHGPVGAGMCTVCHAEARKGHPNKDKKPDFTLVAQGKALCDKCHQEKPVDRFEYKHTPVKRGECTGCHDPHQSDAPKQLKKKKTSDLCYLCHKNTQQIKKFLHGPVASGDCNVCHNPHSSPNPHQLEARGNDACFLCHEDRKAEFSRKYPHKPALESCLKCHDAHNSDHNFMLSGEGVALCYSCHPKVKAHMEQATVRHSALDKGPCTTCHTPHSSDYPRQLKTHTKDICYTCHKEMGAKVRAAKNLHGPVQQNDCYACHDPHGSKNPQILKKYFPSEFYKPYATENYAMCFDCHNKDIALDKVTTKLTNFRNGDVNMHFLHVNKEKGRSCKACHEVHAGDQEKHIRKEVPFGKSWMLPVQFTKTQNGGNCVVGCHKPKSYDRVNPVKYE; encoded by the coding sequence ATGCGAAAGTTCTGGCTTGGCCTGGTAGCATTGCTACTTGGGATCTTCGGAACGGCAGTTCTCTCCGGAAAGGCGTCTGCGGCCGATGCGTGTGTCACGGCCGAATGCCACGCCACGATGGGTAAGGCGGCCTATGTCCACGGTCCCGTTGGAGCGGGCATGTGCACCGTTTGCCACGCCGAGGCGCGCAAGGGGCATCCGAACAAGGACAAGAAGCCCGATTTCACGCTCGTTGCCCAGGGCAAGGCGCTCTGCGACAAGTGCCACCAGGAAAAGCCGGTCGATCGCTTCGAATACAAGCACACGCCGGTCAAGCGGGGCGAATGCACGGGGTGCCACGATCCGCACCAGTCCGACGCGCCCAAGCAGCTCAAGAAGAAAAAGACCTCCGACCTGTGCTACCTCTGCCACAAGAACACCCAGCAGATCAAGAAGTTCCTCCACGGCCCGGTCGCATCGGGCGACTGCAACGTCTGCCACAACCCGCACTCCTCGCCCAACCCGCACCAGCTCGAAGCGCGCGGCAACGACGCCTGCTTCCTTTGCCACGAAGACCGCAAGGCCGAATTCTCCCGCAAGTACCCGCACAAGCCTGCGCTCGAGTCGTGCCTCAAGTGCCACGATGCCCACAATTCCGACCACAACTTCATGCTGTCCGGCGAAGGGGTCGCACTCTGCTACTCGTGCCACCCCAAGGTCAAGGCGCATATGGAGCAGGCCACCGTACGCCACTCGGCGCTCGACAAGGGGCCCTGCACCACATGCCATACGCCGCACTCCTCCGATTATCCGCGGCAGCTCAAGACGCACACCAAGGACATCTGCTACACCTGCCACAAGGAAATGGGGGCCAAGGTCCGGGCCGCCAAGAACCTTCACGGGCCCGTCCAGCAGAACGACTGCTATGCCTGCCATGATCCGCACGGGAGCAAGAATCCCCAGATCCTGAAGAAGTACTTCCCGTCCGAGTTCTACAAGCCGTACGCCACCGAGAACTACGCGATGTGCTTCGACTGCCACAACAAGGATATCGCGCTCGACAAGGTCACGACCAAGCTGACCAACTTCCGGAACGGCGACGTCAATATGCACTTCCTCCATGTCAACAAGGAGAAGGGGCGGTCCTGCAAGGCGTGCCACGAAGTCCACGCGGGCGATCAGGAAAAACACATCCGGAAAGAGGTCCCGTTCGGCAAGTCCTGGATGCTTCCAGTCCAGTTCACCAAGACCCAGAACGGCGGCAATTGCGTCGTCGGCTGCCACAAGCCCAAGTCCTACGACCGCGTCAATCCGGTCAAATACGAATAG